A single genomic interval of halophilic archaeon DL31 harbors:
- a CDS encoding preprotein translocase subunit SecD (KEGG: hbo:Hbor_05720 preprotein translocase subunit SecD) has protein sequence MVSIDDLKENWRVVLLVVIVLASTFALFSPTLADGSGGSGQAADSGITNIKYGLELAGGTRIRAPLVGVYATGVDVPQGTDASTVGSAVANQLGVEQTDVTVRFPGEYGDVTQRTTTVELTTGNVTTAELESALSAAGYPAESVNKGVTAVTRQSAVNVLRQKINEAGLSGGTVQSVSTATGEHFILIEVPNENQSTVRELVDSRGQVLVQAYHQNENGTYVRTTIMTSEDLQQVGAAQQPQQGGQPRVPIVVRDDRAKQVQQGFVDTGLAQDGGTRCTYNEQRNSTQPCILVVQDGEVVNSFGVQDSLSDSMRNGEWAKDPSFVLTTRNLSEAQQVAVNLRAGALPASLDVGEDGGGSLMYVSASQSEGFKTDSLIAGIAAMLVVSGVVFARYRRYEVAGPMVVTALSEVVILMGIAAAIGYPLDLSVIAGFIAAIGTGVDDLIIIADEVMAEGAVSSRRVFESRFRKAFWVIGAAAATTIVALSPLAVLSLGDLKGFAIFTILGVIVGVLFTRPAYGDILRSLLTEDH, from the coding sequence ATGGTCTCTATCGACGACCTCAAAGAGAACTGGCGGGTGGTGCTGCTCGTCGTGATTGTGCTTGCGAGCACGTTCGCGCTGTTCTCGCCGACGCTGGCCGACGGTAGCGGGGGGAGCGGACAGGCTGCCGACTCCGGCATCACGAACATCAAGTACGGCCTCGAACTCGCGGGCGGGACCCGCATCCGCGCGCCGCTGGTCGGCGTCTACGCGACTGGCGTCGACGTGCCACAGGGGACAGACGCCTCGACGGTCGGGTCTGCGGTCGCGAACCAACTCGGCGTGGAGCAGACGGACGTCACGGTTCGGTTCCCCGGCGAGTACGGCGACGTGACCCAGCGGACGACCACCGTCGAACTGACGACGGGGAACGTGACGACCGCTGAACTCGAGTCGGCGCTCTCGGCGGCGGGCTACCCCGCAGAGAGCGTCAACAAAGGGGTTACGGCCGTGACTCGACAGAGCGCGGTCAACGTCCTCCGCCAGAAGATTAACGAGGCCGGCCTCTCCGGCGGGACGGTCCAGTCGGTCAGTACGGCGACCGGTGAACACTTCATCCTCATCGAAGTGCCCAACGAGAACCAGAGCACGGTCCGCGAACTGGTCGACTCCCGCGGGCAGGTGCTGGTGCAGGCCTACCACCAGAACGAGAACGGCACCTACGTCCGGACGACCATCATGACCTCGGAGGACCTCCAGCAGGTCGGCGCTGCCCAGCAGCCCCAGCAGGGCGGGCAGCCCCGGGTCCCCATCGTCGTGCGTGATGACCGTGCCAAGCAGGTCCAGCAAGGGTTCGTCGACACCGGCCTTGCACAGGACGGCGGCACACGCTGTACCTACAACGAGCAACGCAACAGCACGCAACCGTGTATTCTGGTCGTCCAAGACGGCGAGGTGGTGAACTCCTTCGGTGTCCAGGACAGCCTCTCAGACTCCATGCGTAACGGCGAGTGGGCCAAGGACCCCAGCTTCGTGCTGACGACGCGGAATCTCTCCGAGGCACAGCAGGTCGCGGTCAACCTCCGTGCGGGGGCGCTCCCGGCCAGCCTCGACGTGGGTGAGGACGGCGGAGGGTCGCTGATGTACGTCTCGGCCTCGCAGTCCGAGGGGTTCAAAACTGACTCGCTCATCGCCGGTATCGCTGCGATGCTGGTGGTCAGCGGTGTTGTCTTCGCCCGCTACCGGCGGTATGAGGTGGCCGGGCCGATGGTCGTCACCGCACTGAGTGAGGTGGTCATCTTGATGGGTATCGCCGCCGCCATTGGCTACCCCCTCGACCTCTCGGTCATCGCCGGCTTCATCGCCGCCATCGGGACCGGGGTGGACGACCTCATCATCATCGCCGACGAGGTGATGGCCGAGGGTGCGGTGTCCTCCCGACGCGTGTTCGAGAGCCGCTTCCGCAAGGCGTTCTGGGTCATCGGCGCGGCCGCAGCGACAACCATCGTCGCCCTCTCGCCGCTGGCGGTGCTCTCGCTGGGTGACCTGAAAGGGTTCGCCATCTTCACCATCCTCGGTGTCATCGTTGGCGTGCTCTTCACCCGACCCGCGTACGGTGACATCCTCCGTTCGCTGCTGACTGAGGATCACTGA
- a CDS encoding SecD/SecF/SecDF export membrane protein (PFAM: SecD/SecF/SecDF export membrane protein~KEGG: hvo:HVO_1975 preprotein translocase subunit SecF), translating into MQLPFGLPEVDYSNYTNRQLVAVPLGVLLVALVIIGGFWAVTGTPVDPGIAFTGGTEMRVVGAGDQSRADLEAAFDSQPTSIQSVPSDDSFIVTFDNDVSTNTVENQAQQAGFEVLSVDATSASFGESAQIQAIGGVIVSFGGMSILVFAMFRSFVPSIAVVASAFSDIVVPVALMNLLGIELTLGSVAALLMLIGYSVDSDILLNNHIIRRSGGFYESAYRAMETGITMTLTSLSAMAVMTVVAALFGIDLLTSIGLILVFGLATDLMNTYMLNMSLLRWWKFEGVGR; encoded by the coding sequence GTGCAACTCCCCTTCGGCCTCCCCGAGGTGGACTACTCGAACTACACGAACCGTCAGTTGGTAGCCGTGCCTCTCGGCGTCCTGCTCGTCGCGCTGGTGATTATCGGCGGTTTTTGGGCGGTGACCGGCACACCGGTCGACCCCGGAATCGCCTTCACCGGTGGCACTGAGATGCGCGTCGTCGGAGCGGGTGACCAGAGCCGCGCCGACCTCGAAGCCGCCTTCGACAGCCAGCCAACGAGCATTCAGTCGGTGCCCTCCGACGACAGTTTCATCGTCACCTTCGACAACGACGTGTCCACCAACACGGTAGAGAACCAGGCCCAACAGGCCGGTTTCGAGGTGCTATCGGTCGACGCCACCTCCGCGAGCTTCGGGGAGAGCGCCCAGATTCAGGCTATCGGCGGCGTCATCGTCTCGTTCGGCGGGATGAGTATCCTCGTCTTCGCGATGTTCCGCTCGTTCGTCCCCAGTATCGCCGTCGTCGCCTCGGCGTTCTCCGACATCGTCGTCCCGGTTGCGCTGATGAATCTGCTCGGCATCGAACTCACGCTCGGGTCGGTGGCCGCGCTCCTGATGCTCATCGGGTACTCGGTGGACTCGGACATCCTGCTCAACAACCACATCATCCGGCGCTCGGGCGGCTTCTATGAGTCTGCCTACCGGGCGATGGAGACGGGGATTACGATGACACTCACGTCGCTTTCGGCCATGGCCGTCATGACCGTCGTGGCGGCACTGTTCGGGATCGACCTGCTGACCTCGATCGGACTTATCCTGGTGTTCGGGCTGGCAACTGACCTGATGAACACGTACATGCTCAACATGTCGCTGCTTCGCTGGTGGAAGTTCGAGGGGGTGGGCCGGTAA
- a CDS encoding Translation initiation factor 1A (HAMAP: Translation initiation factor 1A~PFAM: S1, IF1 type~KEGG: hut:Huta_0777 S1 IF1 family protein~SMART: Translation initiation factor 1A (eIF-1A)) translates to MSDESSGRKNLRMPDDNQVFGVVTEHLGGNHVRVRCADGETRLGRIPGRMKYRTWINENDIVILEPWDWQDEKGNIEWRYEDQDADQLRREGHID, encoded by the coding sequence ATGAGCGATGAGTCATCTGGGCGGAAGAATCTCCGGATGCCCGACGACAACCAAGTGTTTGGTGTCGTCACGGAGCATCTCGGTGGGAACCACGTCCGCGTCCGCTGTGCAGACGGCGAGACCCGCCTGGGGCGTATCCCGGGCCGAATGAAGTATCGAACGTGGATTAACGAGAACGACATCGTCATCCTCGAGCCCTGGGACTGGCAGGACGAGAAGGGGAACATCGAGTGGCGGTACGAGGACCAGGACGCAGATCAGCTGCGCCGGGAAGGCCACATCGACTGA
- a CDS encoding hypothetical protein (KEGG: hsl:OE1652R hypothetical protein), with translation MNVRKFLAGIEFRTNRPRFELGDEHTGFVTGVDSGTPLIRIGDTVLRLEGASVPVDAQVHFRVTAFDDAASTGEAELVEIVADPD, from the coding sequence ATGAACGTCCGGAAGTTCCTTGCGGGTATCGAGTTCCGCACGAACCGTCCTCGGTTCGAGCTCGGGGACGAACACACCGGCTTCGTCACTGGCGTCGACAGCGGGACGCCGCTCATCCGGATCGGGGATACCGTGCTCCGGCTGGAGGGGGCGTCGGTCCCCGTGGACGCACAGGTCCACTTCCGGGTCACCGCATTCGACGACGCGGCATCGACTGGCGAGGCCGAACTGGTCGAGATCGTCGCCGACCCGGACTGA
- a CDS encoding Malate dehydrogenase (acceptor) (KEGG: htu:Htur_3133 malate dehydrogenase (acceptor)~PFAM: FAD dependent oxidoreductase): MEREYDLIIVGGGISGASLLYTVSQFTDIDDVALFEKEAEIAAVNSHHTNNSQTLHFGDIETNYTLEKAEDVKEGAELLAGYLENNDDDHEMHAKRSKMVLAVGEEEGEQLNARYHENGFGDLFPKLDLIGREEIAEHEPMVVEGRDPETDLTALQTPDGYVVDYGATAKSFVEQAQEDTGTNVDVFTDTAVEDVTQTTRGYTVTTADGPYDCAVAVVAAGSHSLQMAHELGYGQEKVLLPVAGSFFLADDFLNGKVYTLQMKKLPFAAIHGDADVHDDSVTRFGPTAKLVPALERGELSTVPDFLDVFGLNLASFASYANTLTDRVLLPFVLRNLLYDIPGIGKRQFLPHVQKVVPAADLEDISRAKGYGGVRPQLIDTNNRSLDMGEAKIIGEDIIFNVTPSPGASICLKNAMRDTHTLMEFLDGDTEFDEAAFREATIGEFPRAE, translated from the coding sequence ATGGAGAGAGAATACGACCTCATCATCGTCGGCGGCGGCATCAGCGGGGCATCGTTGCTTTACACGGTCTCACAGTTCACCGATATCGACGACGTGGCGCTGTTCGAGAAGGAAGCGGAGATCGCGGCGGTAAACTCCCACCACACGAACAACTCCCAGACGCTCCACTTCGGCGACATTGAGACCAACTACACACTCGAGAAAGCGGAGGACGTCAAGGAGGGCGCCGAACTCCTCGCGGGCTATCTCGAGAACAACGACGACGACCACGAGATGCACGCCAAGCGCAGCAAGATGGTGCTCGCGGTCGGCGAGGAGGAGGGCGAGCAGCTCAACGCCCGCTACCACGAGAACGGCTTCGGCGACCTGTTCCCCAAACTCGACCTCATCGGTCGCGAGGAGATCGCCGAGCACGAGCCGATGGTCGTCGAGGGCCGGGACCCTGAAACCGACCTCACAGCGCTGCAGACGCCGGACGGCTACGTCGTCGACTACGGCGCGACAGCGAAATCGTTCGTCGAACAGGCACAGGAAGATACCGGCACGAACGTCGACGTGTTCACTGACACGGCCGTCGAAGACGTGACCCAGACCACCCGGGGCTACACGGTTACGACTGCTGACGGTCCCTACGACTGTGCGGTGGCGGTCGTCGCCGCCGGCTCCCACAGCCTCCAGATGGCCCACGAACTCGGCTACGGTCAGGAGAAGGTGCTGCTCCCGGTCGCTGGCAGCTTCTTCCTCGCCGACGACTTCCTCAACGGGAAGGTGTACACGCTCCAGATGAAGAAGCTCCCCTTCGCTGCGATTCACGGCGACGCCGACGTGCACGACGACAGCGTGACGCGATTCGGGCCGACGGCGAAGCTGGTGCCAGCACTCGAACGTGGGGAACTCTCGACGGTGCCGGATTTCCTCGACGTGTTCGGGCTGAATCTCGCTTCGTTCGCGAGCTACGCCAACACCCTCACCGACCGTGTCCTGCTTCCGTTCGTGCTCCGGAACCTGCTCTATGATATCCCCGGAATCGGCAAGCGACAGTTCCTCCCGCACGTCCAGAAGGTCGTCCCCGCAGCCGATCTCGAGGACATCAGTCGGGCGAAGGGGTACGGCGGCGTCAGACCTCAGCTGATTGACACGAACAACCGCTCACTCGATATGGGCGAGGCCAAAATCATCGGCGAGGACATCATCTTCAACGTCACCCCCTCGCCGGGCGCCTCCATCTGCCTGAAGAACGCGATGCGGGACACCCACACGCTGATGGAGTTCCTCGACGGCGACACCGAGTTCGACGAGGCGGCGTTCCGCGAGGCGACCATCGGGGAGTTCCCGCGGGCGGAGTAG
- a CDS encoding peptidase S8 and S53 subtilisin kexin sedolisin (PFAM: Peptidase S8/S53, subtilisin/kexin/sedolisin~KEGG: nmg:Nmag_3633 peptidase S8 and S53 subtilisin kexin sedolisin) has product MSDRNRRTFLKGTAGIIGGATLTTGTARAKRVGKPGRFLINLREVDESEIPTSVTIIHDLSEADVLVAQGKQSRVGTEAATVSDVQLDMSDDDMGAVREAAGPTTGETSENHIHDGDPSNSELQWDKRSQFLSNDLTDQPENGKVVHDTTTGAGTRIAVVDTGVDDSHPDLAGVVNEELSANFTTDPFGWRPNGAGDHGTHVAGTIAATNSNDGPAGGVLGTAPDTEIVSLRMFSGLEGHFGDGLAAWAYAAGIGCDAINYSVGYTVADTEEYPVLRQLEQIISQVAAYARSQGTVVVNSAGNGALDMDAENILSLPTEADGVFGVAATGPIGFSWGDKHDDDESKWLTGDRLEEPTSDPAPYTNYGSAVDVSAAGGNYDLEEIRSGNFRAYNDLVFSTIPGGYGWKAGTSMAAPQVAGAVALVCSLRPDASVEAVESLIQETAAMPDEGETYHGAGTLDLLNLVKRAE; this is encoded by the coding sequence ATGTCCGACCGAAACCGACGAACGTTCCTGAAGGGTACAGCGGGTATCATCGGCGGCGCGACACTGACGACCGGCACCGCACGCGCCAAGCGCGTCGGGAAGCCCGGCCGCTTCCTCATCAATCTCCGCGAGGTGGACGAATCGGAGATACCCACTAGCGTCACCATCATTCACGACCTCTCGGAGGCTGACGTGCTCGTCGCCCAGGGCAAGCAGAGCCGGGTGGGCACGGAAGCGGCCACCGTCTCGGACGTCCAACTCGACATGAGCGACGACGACATGGGCGCCGTTCGAGAAGCGGCCGGGCCCACGACGGGCGAGACCAGCGAGAACCACATCCACGACGGCGATCCCTCGAACAGCGAACTCCAGTGGGACAAGCGGTCGCAGTTTCTGAGCAACGACCTCACCGACCAGCCCGAGAATGGGAAGGTCGTCCACGACACGACCACGGGCGCTGGCACGCGTATCGCCGTCGTCGACACAGGCGTCGACGACAGCCATCCCGACTTGGCTGGCGTCGTCAACGAGGAACTCTCGGCCAACTTCACGACCGACCCGTTCGGCTGGCGGCCCAACGGGGCCGGAGACCACGGCACCCACGTTGCCGGCACGATCGCCGCGACCAACAGCAACGACGGGCCCGCTGGCGGTGTGCTCGGCACCGCCCCGGACACCGAAATCGTCTCGCTTCGAATGTTCTCCGGGCTTGAGGGCCACTTCGGCGACGGCCTCGCTGCGTGGGCCTACGCCGCGGGCATCGGTTGTGACGCCATCAACTACAGCGTCGGCTACACCGTCGCCGACACTGAGGAGTACCCGGTGTTGCGCCAGTTGGAACAGATCATCAGTCAGGTCGCTGCCTACGCCCGTTCGCAGGGAACTGTCGTGGTCAATTCGGCCGGGAACGGAGCACTCGACATGGACGCCGAGAATATACTCAGCCTCCCCACGGAGGCCGACGGCGTCTTCGGCGTGGCCGCGACCGGCCCAATCGGCTTTAGTTGGGGCGATAAACACGACGACGATGAGTCGAAGTGGCTCACCGGGGACCGCCTCGAGGAGCCGACGAGCGACCCTGCACCCTACACGAACTACGGCTCGGCCGTGGACGTGAGCGCCGCCGGTGGTAACTACGACCTCGAAGAGATCCGCTCCGGGAACTTCCGGGCGTACAACGACCTCGTCTTTTCGACGATTCCCGGCGGCTACGGCTGGAAGGCCGGCACCTCGATGGCGGCCCCACAGGTCGCAGGCGCTGTCGCACTGGTGTGCTCACTCCGGCCCGACGCCTCCGTCGAGGCGGTCGAATCGCTGATTCAGGAGACTGCAGCGATGCCCGACGAGGGCGAGACCTACCACGGCGCCGGCACCCTCGACCTGCTGAACCTCGTAAAGCGAGCAGAGTAA
- a CDS encoding phosphate transporter (PFAM: Phosphate transporter~KEGG: hla:Hlac_1653 phosphate transporter) produces MVELLLLGGILVALFVGFNIGGSTTGPAFGPAVGADAISKTGAAALMAVFFFVGAWTIGRRVVAKLGSELITDPGVFTIETSIVVLFFIGGALFVGNYFGVPASTSMTAVGSIAGLGVATDQLSWVVMGEIAVWWIVAPVVGFWVSGMVGRYLYPSINEWVAIDSTPGPLVEMDRSGALPLPRTGSNTTRRELFGAVVVVVIGCLMAFSSGTSNIANAIAPLVGAGVDLNMMILLGCVAVAVGAFTIARRTLDTLGNDITELPLTAAIIVAIVASVIVISLSVIGIPASFVIIATTSIVGLGWGRATRTATLSGGVKGEEEANVTVGALAADEPGEPAPKMGEEEPDDIPSAADLFDPTTTARVILMQNAVPVLSTVGSYVTFAVLFQFFW; encoded by the coding sequence ATGGTCGAACTACTTCTGCTCGGTGGCATCCTTGTCGCGTTGTTCGTCGGATTCAACATTGGCGGCTCGACGACCGGGCCGGCGTTCGGGCCGGCCGTCGGTGCTGACGCCATCTCGAAGACGGGTGCCGCGGCGCTGATGGCCGTTTTCTTTTTCGTTGGCGCGTGGACCATCGGCCGTCGCGTCGTCGCGAAGCTGGGCAGCGAACTCATCACAGACCCTGGCGTGTTCACAATCGAGACGAGCATCGTCGTGCTCTTCTTTATCGGCGGGGCGCTGTTCGTCGGCAACTACTTCGGAGTCCCAGCCTCGACATCGATGACCGCCGTCGGCTCCATCGCCGGGCTCGGCGTTGCCACGGACCAGCTCAGCTGGGTCGTGATGGGCGAAATCGCAGTCTGGTGGATCGTCGCCCCCGTCGTCGGCTTCTGGGTTTCGGGGATGGTCGGGCGCTATCTCTACCCCAGTATCAACGAGTGGGTCGCCATCGACAGCACGCCGGGGCCACTCGTCGAGATGGACCGCTCGGGCGCGCTCCCGCTGCCCCGGACCGGCTCCAACACGACTCGCCGTGAGCTGTTCGGCGCGGTGGTCGTTGTCGTCATCGGCTGTTTGATGGCGTTCTCTTCGGGGACGTCGAACATCGCCAACGCCATCGCGCCGCTGGTCGGTGCCGGCGTGGACCTGAACATGATGATTCTGCTGGGCTGTGTCGCCGTCGCCGTCGGGGCGTTCACCATCGCTCGCCGGACCCTCGACACGCTGGGAAACGACATTACTGAACTCCCGCTGACGGCGGCCATCATCGTCGCCATCGTCGCCTCAGTCATCGTCATCTCGCTGTCGGTCATCGGTATCCCCGCCTCCTTCGTCATTATCGCCACGACCTCTATCGTCGGACTGGGGTGGGGGCGAGCCACCCGGACAGCCACTCTCTCGGGCGGTGTGAAAGGCGAGGAGGAAGCAAACGTCACCGTGGGCGCACTCGCCGCCGACGAACCGGGCGAGCCAGCGCCCAAGATGGGCGAGGAGGAGCCCGACGATATCCCGTCGGCTGCAGACCTGTTCGACCCCACGACGACGGCACGGGTCATCCTGATGCAGAACGCCGTGCCCGTGCTCTCGACGGTGGGTTCCTACGTCACGTTCGCTGTCCTGTTCCAGTTCTTCTGGTAA
- a CDS encoding ribonuclease BN (KEGG: htu:Htur_3200 ribonuclease BN~TIGRFAM: Ribonuclease BN~PFAM: Ribonuclease BN-related), translated as MALSTARETVALARDRNLTSLAAGLAYYAFVSIIPILLLVVAFASFFGEGSVATYLIETLGDSLSPAGQQRVTELLTDTAGRGSASVVGIITLVWSALKLFRGLDRAFEEIYSGGDDASLLERFRDASIVFLAVGAAVTLVVGVAVALARLQLDVPFLAPLGLVALVVVLVVAFLPVYSVLPPIDVPLRDALPGAALAAVGWVGLQIGFRIYTRYAGRYAAYGLIGSVLLFVTWLYFASIIVLLGAAVNAVRQGIVR; from the coding sequence ATGGCGCTATCGACGGCGCGTGAGACGGTCGCGCTCGCACGCGACCGGAACCTCACGTCGCTGGCCGCGGGGCTCGCCTACTACGCGTTCGTCTCGATCATCCCGATCCTGTTGCTCGTCGTGGCATTCGCGTCGTTCTTCGGAGAAGGGTCGGTGGCTACCTACCTGATCGAGACGCTCGGCGACTCGCTCTCGCCGGCCGGTCAGCAGCGGGTCACCGAACTGCTCACCGACACGGCGGGGCGGGGCTCTGCCTCGGTGGTCGGCATCATCACGCTGGTCTGGAGCGCGTTGAAGCTCTTTCGCGGCCTCGACCGGGCATTCGAGGAGATCTACTCCGGCGGCGACGACGCGTCGCTCCTCGAACGGTTCCGGGACGCGAGCATCGTCTTCCTGGCCGTCGGCGCCGCCGTCACGCTGGTCGTCGGGGTGGCCGTCGCGCTGGCGAGGCTCCAGCTGGACGTTCCGTTCCTCGCTCCGCTCGGGCTCGTCGCACTCGTCGTCGTGCTGGTGGTCGCATTCCTGCCGGTCTACTCCGTGCTGCCGCCCATCGACGTCCCGCTACGGGACGCGCTGCCGGGCGCGGCCCTCGCCGCGGTCGGCTGGGTCGGGCTGCAGATCGGCTTCCGAATCTACACGCGTTATGCCGGCCGCTACGCGGCGTACGGCCTCATTGGCTCGGTGCTGCTGTTCGTTACGTGGCTCTACTTCGCCAGCATCATCGTGTTGCTGGGGGCGGCGGTGAACGCGGTTCGGCAGGGTATCGTGAGGTGA